One genomic segment of Manis javanica isolate MJ-LG chromosome 7, MJ_LKY, whole genome shotgun sequence includes these proteins:
- the LOC140850401 gene encoding collagen alpha-1(XIII) chain-like isoform X3: MVAERARKAAAASACGPGELGAPGTVALAVAPAERCARLPSPGSCGLLALALCSLALSLLAHFRTSELQARVLRLEAERGEQQMETAILGRVNQLLDEDLL; encoded by the coding sequence ATGGTAGCGGAGCGCGCCCGCAAAGCGGCGGCGGCCAGTGCCTGTGGCCCTGGAGAGCTGGGCGCGCCCGGGACCGTGGCGCTGGCAGTGGCGCCGGCGGAGCGCTGCGCTCGGCTGCCGAGCCCGGGGTCGTGCGGGCTGCTGGCCCTGGCCCTCTGCTCGCTGGCACTCAGCCTGCTCGCCCACTTTCGGACGTCTGAGCTGCAGGCCCGGGTGCTGCGCCTGGAAGCCGAGCGCGGGGAGCAGCAGATGGAGACGGCTATTTTGGGACGAGTCAACCAACTGCTGGATGAG
- the LOC140850401 gene encoding collagen alpha-1(XIII) chain-like isoform X2, translated as MVAERARKAAAASACGPGELGAPGTVALAVAPAERCARLPSPGSCGLLALALCSLALSLLAHFRTSELQARVLRLEAERGEQQMETAILGRVNQLLDEMPVQLPGCPIVE; from the exons ATGGTAGCGGAGCGCGCCCGCAAAGCGGCGGCGGCCAGTGCCTGTGGCCCTGGAGAGCTGGGCGCGCCCGGGACCGTGGCGCTGGCAGTGGCGCCGGCGGAGCGCTGCGCTCGGCTGCCGAGCCCGGGGTCGTGCGGGCTGCTGGCCCTGGCCCTCTGCTCGCTGGCACTCAGCCTGCTCGCCCACTTTCGGACGTCTGAGCTGCAGGCCCGGGTGCTGCGCCTGGAAGCCGAGCGCGGGGAGCAGCAGATGGAGACGGCTATTTTGGGACGAGTCAACCAACTGCTGGATGAG ATGCCTGTACAGCTGCCTGGATGTCCCATTGTGGAGTAG
- the LOC140850401 gene encoding collagen alpha-1(XIII) chain-like isoform X1, with the protein MVAERARKAAAASACGPGELGAPGTVALAVAPAERCARLPSPGSCGLLALALCSLALSLLAHFRTSELQARVLRLEAERGEQQMETAILGRVNQLLDEICSSKAEQRANVRKR; encoded by the exons ATGGTAGCGGAGCGCGCCCGCAAAGCGGCGGCGGCCAGTGCCTGTGGCCCTGGAGAGCTGGGCGCGCCCGGGACCGTGGCGCTGGCAGTGGCGCCGGCGGAGCGCTGCGCTCGGCTGCCGAGCCCGGGGTCGTGCGGGCTGCTGGCCCTGGCCCTCTGCTCGCTGGCACTCAGCCTGCTCGCCCACTTTCGGACGTCTGAGCTGCAGGCCCGGGTGCTGCGCCTGGAAGCCGAGCGCGGGGAGCAGCAGATGGAGACGGCTATTTTGGGACGAGTCAACCAACTGCTGGATGAG ATATGCTCTTCCAAGGCTGAGCAAAGGGCAAACGTGAGGAAGAGATGA